A genome region from Fodinibius salicampi includes the following:
- a CDS encoding glycoside hydrolase family 3 N-terminal domain-containing protein, with amino-acid sequence MKSKVTLLLITILILGFGQGVVAQDKPLYLDPDQPTEERVDDLIQRMTLEEKASQMQHDSPAIPRLEVPKYNWWNEALHGVGRSGVATVFPQAIAMGATFDKDLIHEVATAISDEARAMYNISVEKGYRQQYAGLTFWTPNVNIFRDPRWGRGQETYGEDPFLMSEMGVAFVEGLQGDHPEYMKAAAGAKHFAVHSGPERLRHEFNAEASKKDMYETYLPAFEAAVNAGVETVMCAYNATNGAPACASDELLNEILRQEWGFDGHIVSDCYALEDLYTEGAHNVVEGEKEAAALALETGVNLNCGSTYSTLPQAVEAGLISEDKIDEVLKPLLTTRFKLGMFDPSEMNPYNELSEDVINSPEHRRLSRETAVKSIVMLKNDGVLPLENDLSRYFVTGPNATSIEALIANYYGINDQMVTILEGLAGAIEPGSQMPYEQGVLLDRENVNPIDWASPNASISDVTFMVMGINSLLEGEEGASIASPHYGDRLDYNLPQNQIDYLEKLTEGNDNPVVAIITGGSPMNLAKVHELADAVLLVWYPGQEGGNAVADVVFGKESPSGRLPLTFPKSLDQLPPYEDYSMEGRTYRYMEEEPLYPFGFGLSYTEFEYSDIELSSASLTEGDSVTAKATVTNVGDVESDEVVQLYISDLEASVRVPIHSLKGAERISLNPGESTEVEFEINSELLELVNEEGERQLEPGEFQITIGGSVPTERSMELGAPEPVETILRVEQ; translated from the coding sequence GCAAATGCAACACGACTCTCCTGCGATTCCACGATTAGAGGTTCCAAAATATAATTGGTGGAATGAAGCACTCCATGGAGTCGGCCGATCCGGTGTGGCAACAGTTTTTCCGCAAGCCATTGCAATGGGAGCTACCTTTGATAAAGATTTGATCCATGAGGTAGCTACCGCTATTTCTGACGAGGCACGAGCCATGTATAATATTTCCGTCGAAAAGGGATACCGTCAACAATACGCAGGATTAACCTTTTGGACTCCTAATGTAAATATTTTCAGAGATCCCCGTTGGGGAAGAGGGCAAGAAACGTATGGTGAGGATCCCTTCCTGATGTCTGAAATGGGAGTAGCATTTGTAGAAGGATTGCAGGGCGATCATCCCGAATATATGAAAGCTGCAGCCGGAGCCAAACATTTTGCTGTGCATAGTGGTCCGGAACGACTACGCCATGAATTTAATGCAGAGGCATCTAAGAAAGATATGTATGAAACCTACCTGCCAGCCTTTGAAGCTGCAGTTAATGCTGGGGTGGAAACCGTCATGTGTGCCTATAATGCAACCAATGGCGCCCCGGCTTGCGCCAGCGATGAGCTATTAAATGAGATACTTCGACAAGAATGGGGATTTGACGGTCATATTGTCTCAGATTGTTACGCACTTGAGGACTTATATACAGAAGGAGCTCATAATGTTGTTGAGGGAGAAAAAGAAGCAGCAGCCCTGGCTTTGGAAACCGGCGTTAATCTCAATTGTGGAAGTACCTATTCAACGCTGCCCCAGGCAGTGGAAGCGGGCTTGATTAGTGAAGATAAAATTGATGAAGTACTTAAACCATTACTGACTACCCGGTTTAAACTGGGCATGTTCGATCCATCCGAAATGAACCCTTATAACGAATTATCTGAGGATGTAATTAATAGCCCTGAACATCGCAGACTGTCCAGGGAAACAGCAGTTAAATCTATCGTGATGCTCAAAAATGACGGTGTGCTGCCCCTTGAAAATGATTTATCCCGGTATTTTGTAACGGGTCCCAATGCTACGAGTATTGAGGCTCTTATTGCAAACTACTACGGCATTAATGATCAGATGGTAACCATATTGGAAGGATTAGCCGGAGCCATAGAGCCTGGCAGCCAAATGCCTTATGAACAAGGGGTCTTATTGGACCGCGAAAATGTGAATCCCATTGACTGGGCCAGCCCGAATGCGAGTATTTCTGATGTTACGTTTATGGTTATGGGCATTAACAGCTTACTTGAAGGAGAAGAGGGAGCATCTATTGCCTCGCCTCATTATGGTGATCGTCTGGATTACAACTTACCCCAAAACCAGATCGATTACCTTGAAAAATTGACCGAAGGGAATGACAATCCGGTTGTAGCAATTATAACGGGAGGAAGTCCCATGAATCTAGCTAAAGTTCATGAGCTGGCTGATGCAGTATTGCTAGTCTGGTATCCCGGACAGGAGGGGGGAAATGCCGTTGCGGATGTGGTATTCGGAAAAGAGTCGCCATCGGGCCGGCTTCCGCTTACATTTCCAAAATCATTGGATCAACTTCCTCCCTATGAAGACTATTCTATGGAAGGCCGAACCTACCGGTATATGGAAGAAGAACCGTTATATCCGTTTGGATTTGGACTCAGCTATACAGAATTTGAATATTCTGATATCGAATTATCTTCAGCAAGCTTAACGGAAGGGGATTCCGTAACAGCCAAAGCAACGGTAACGAATGTCGGAGATGTTGAATCCGATGAGGTTGTTCAGCTTTATATATCCGATCTGGAAGCCTCAGTGAGGGTACCTATACACTCCTTAAAAGGGGCAGAACGCATCAGCCTGAATCCGGGTGAATCAACCGAAGTTGAATTTGAGATTAACTCAGAGTTGCTGGAATTGGTTAATGAAGAGGGAGAAAGACAACTAGAACCGGGAGAATTCCAGATCACAATAGGTGGTTCCGTTCCCACTGAACGCAGCATGGAATTAGGAGCTCCAGAACCTGTGGAAACTATACTCCGGGTTGAGCAATGA
- a CDS encoding VOC family protein, whose translation MKIEHFAINVEQPLEVADWYVRHLGFEIVKQDSEPPYTTFLADDEGRVMIEVYNNPSDKVPDYSNMDPLILHLAMVSKDPAEDKKRLIEAGAKEVSDEILEDGSHLVMLRDPWGFSIQLCKRSTHMLRKGD comes from the coding sequence ATGAAAATAGAGCATTTTGCGATAAATGTTGAACAACCCCTGGAAGTGGCTGACTGGTATGTCAGGCATCTGGGATTTGAGATTGTGAAGCAAGATTCAGAACCACCGTATACAACTTTTCTTGCTGACGATGAGGGACGCGTAATGATTGAGGTCTATAATAATCCTTCCGATAAGGTCCCGGATTATTCAAACATGGATCCGTTGATTCTGCACCTGGCAATGGTTTCTAAAGATCCGGCAGAAGATAAGAAGCGATTAATTGAGGCGGGGGCGAAAGAGGTAAGCGACGAGATACTGGAGGATGGATCGCATTTAGTAATGCTAAGGGATCCCTGGGGATTTTCAATACAGCTATGTAAGCGTTCTACTCATATGTTAAGGAAGGGAGATTAG
- a CDS encoding rhamnogalacturonan acetylesterase, with amino-acid sequence MVYQPKPVTLYLIGDSTMSEKEVQAYPETGWGMPFKYYFDKGVVVENHARNGRSTRTFLDEGRWEPILSNLKKGDYVFIQFGHNDEVQSKEQSTTPEEFQANLAKYVTETRSRGGKPVLLTPIARRHFDEDGQLIDTHHQYSELVREVARKFEVSLIDMDQRSQKLLKALGPEKSVFLYLHLDVGQNPNYPDGVKDNTHFSELGARMMAELALKGIRDLNLELASHIPK; translated from the coding sequence ATGGTATATCAGCCCAAGCCGGTTACCCTGTATTTAATAGGCGATTCCACCATGTCCGAGAAAGAAGTGCAAGCCTATCCTGAAACTGGGTGGGGGATGCCGTTTAAATATTATTTTGATAAAGGAGTAGTGGTGGAAAACCATGCCCGGAATGGACGGAGTACTCGTACCTTTTTGGATGAGGGTCGTTGGGAGCCTATCCTTTCTAATTTAAAAAAGGGCGATTATGTCTTTATCCAGTTTGGCCACAATGATGAGGTACAGAGCAAGGAACAATCCACTACGCCGGAGGAGTTCCAGGCCAACCTGGCAAAATATGTAACGGAAACCAGATCTCGCGGAGGCAAGCCGGTTTTGTTGACTCCCATCGCCCGTCGCCATTTTGATGAGGATGGACAGCTTATCGATACCCACCACCAGTATTCGGAACTGGTAAGAGAAGTAGCTCGCAAATTTGAAGTATCGCTGATCGATATGGATCAAAGAAGCCAGAAACTATTAAAGGCTTTGGGGCCAGAAAAATCAGTTTTTCTGTATCTGCATTTGGATGTGGGACAAAACCCTAATTATCCTGATGGTGTGAAGGATAATACACATTTCAGCGAATTGGGAGCCCGTATGATGGCAGAGCTAGCTCTTAAAGGTATTAGAGATCTGAATTTGGAGCTGGCTTCACATATTCCAAAGTAA